One genomic segment of Vulcanisaeta thermophila includes these proteins:
- a CDS encoding NAD-dependent epimerase/dehydratase family protein: MKKAIIVGLGFIATNLARYLVSLGYEVHVTYRSIKGTRSLMAKDLMELGVKLRRVDPNDYGELRKTMEEVGPDYVFNTVGRISGSWRDLWSAHVEVPRNIARAILDVDRRIKLVHISASAASGPIGNFIREEPVHCDYAYVRPRSNYERSKCDGERTLRELGSEGLRYVIVRPTLVYGYYNDHEEFLMLYRVIRRGLIPIVRVRVSMIYVGYLVRLLERLAVSDEFNNSFLYATECQQYDLGDLTRTMAMHMGVRGLSIPIPTVLAGLALPSGARALLRYVNVQYDCSNTVKVLGNLEPGLDRGIEEIIDWIKRAYGF, encoded by the coding sequence ATGAAGAAAGCAATTATCGTGGGGCTTGGCTTCATAGCAACGAACCTAGCCAGGTACCTGGTCTCCCTGGGGTATGAGGTCCATGTTACGTACAGAAGCATTAAGGGTACCAGGTCATTAATGGCTAAGGATTTAATGGAGCTAGGCGTTAAACTTCGTAGAGTTGATCCCAATGATTATGGGGAATTGAGAAAAACCATGGAGGAGGTCGGGCCAGATTACGTGTTTAACACCGTGGGTAGAATAAGCGGTTCCTGGAGGGACTTATGGAGTGCCCATGTTGAGGTTCCTAGGAACATAGCGAGGGCCATACTCGATGTGGATAGGAGGATAAAGCTGGTACACATAAGTGCCTCGGCGGCCTCGGGACCCATTGGCAACTTCATTAGGGAGGAACCAGTGCACTGTGATTATGCCTATGTGAGGCCCAGAAGTAATTATGAGAGGAGTAAGTGTGATGGTGAGAGGACACTGAGGGAGTTGGGTTCTGAAGGCCTTAGGTACGTTATTGTGAGGCCCACCTTGGTCTACGGCTACTACAACGACCACGAGGAGTTCCTAATGCTCTATAGGGTAATCAGGAGGGGCTTAATACCCATTGTGAGGGTTAGGGTCAGCATGATCTACGTGGGCTACCTGGTTAGGCTCCTTGAGAGGCTTGCAGTCAGTGATGAATTCAATAACTCATTCCTTTACGCAACTGAGTGTCAACAGTATGACTTAGGCGATTTAACCAGGACCATGGCCATGCACATGGGTGTCAGGGGCTTATCGATACCGATACCCACGGTGCTCGCGGGCCTGGCACTACCCAGTGGCGCCAGGGCTTTGCTTAGGTATGTTAATGTTCAGTACGACTGCAGCAACACCGTTAAGGTGCTTGGCAACCTAGAGCCCGGCCTCGACAGGGGCATTGAGGAAATAATAGACTGGATTAAGAGGGCTTACGGCTTCTAA
- the fni gene encoding type 2 isopentenyl-diphosphate Delta-isomerase: protein MIESRKNDHIRIASTQDVEEGNTLFDEVKLIHMALPEIDFEDTDPSVVVFNKRLSFPFIIGAMTGGTETAGKINTTLAKCAEEFGIGMYVGSQRIGIVKPETAWTFRVVAENAPTALKIANLGAPQISRLSEKELIDWVNEAIDMINADAIAIHLNPAQEVFQPEGEPWFRGVLEKLRVIKKAVNKPLIVKEVGNGISREVAKALSVVKPDAIDVGGLGGTSFIKIESIRSGNLDEASVFRDWGIPTAISICEVRSVYDGVVIASGGLRNGLDGAKAVALGANAFTMSRPLLIAALNGIDEVRRVIGRLMREFRIAMFLTGSRTVSDLARAPVVLGLTITSWLSQRGIKCGRGY from the coding sequence ATGATTGAGAGTAGGAAGAATGACCATATTAGGATAGCCTCAACACAGGATGTTGAGGAGGGTAACACGCTATTTGATGAGGTTAAGCTCATACACATGGCACTCCCCGAGATAGACTTCGAGGACACGGATCCATCAGTAGTAGTATTCAACAAGAGGTTGAGTTTCCCATTCATAATAGGGGCCATGACTGGTGGGACGGAAACCGCTGGGAAGATCAACACGACGTTGGCGAAGTGCGCTGAGGAGTTTGGTATTGGTATGTACGTTGGGTCTCAGAGGATTGGTATTGTTAAGCCCGAGACGGCATGGACCTTTAGGGTCGTCGCTGAGAACGCGCCCACGGCCCTTAAGATAGCGAATTTGGGGGCTCCCCAAATATCGAGGTTAAGTGAGAAGGAGTTGATTGATTGGGTGAATGAGGCCATTGACATGATAAATGCGGATGCCATAGCCATACACCTAAACCCAGCCCAGGAGGTATTCCAACCGGAGGGCGAGCCCTGGTTCAGGGGGGTGCTGGAGAAGCTTAGGGTAATTAAGAAGGCGGTTAACAAGCCCCTGATAGTTAAGGAGGTGGGTAATGGAATATCCAGGGAGGTTGCCAAGGCACTGAGCGTGGTAAAGCCCGACGCTATAGACGTGGGTGGGCTTGGCGGGACCTCATTCATAAAGATTGAGTCCATAAGGAGCGGAAACCTGGACGAAGCCTCGGTATTCAGGGATTGGGGAATACCCACCGCAATATCCATATGCGAGGTCAGGAGTGTCTATGATGGTGTGGTCATAGCCTCGGGAGGGCTTAGGAACGGGCTTGACGGTGCCAAGGCCGTGGCCCTAGGCGCCAACGCCTTCACAATGTCGAGACCACTATTAATAGCCGCATTAAATGGAATCGATGAGGTTAGGAGGGTCATTGGGAGGTTAATGAGGGAGTTCAGGATAGCCATGTTCCTCACGGGCTCTAGAACTGTGAGTGACCTGGCTAGGGCGCCCGTGGTCCTGGGGCTCACAATAACCTCATGGCTGTCCCAGCGGGGCATCAAATGCGGTAGAGGGTACTAG
- a CDS encoding MFS transporter codes for MRTELWHTISEGQRKSVLINAFLGALLGSMNMSSIVIALPAILRGIGLSINTTLGFMIMTWIMFAYPLVMAITVALIGRLSDMYGRGRVFTIGDIIFTTASVLLGLTPGYGVIAGIQMVIYRFVQGLGGAMMFGNSAALITDTFPPERRGVAQGIVGIAFSAGSVTGLLIGGLLATIDWRWVFLFNAPIGAVSIAWAFRSVYRLPTGFTKARIDWVGALLLTASLVLMLMGLMLSMMPYGASSLGWGNPMVWILLSSGVVLFVVLFIVESRIQEPMLRVKLFRIKQFTYGVLSSLFLFLAQGANVFVLSLLLQAIYLPLHGIPYEDTPLWAGIYLIPSSIASALFAPIGGKLLNKFGARVVSTLGAVLLSISFELLTLLPVTNFNYIFFAAILLIMGAGTGLFQSPNLVSILSAVPPTERSAASGLRAAMQNIGLLMSFAIFLTLILTGASIELTRSLYNALISAGVPASDAMRLISIPPVHALFAAFLGYDPIKTLVAQAGISLPASVMSNIDKLSFFPSAIAPAMALGFYYAYHAAAVLAIVAAVFSYMRGREAFQPQVLTTVKVETKTTPTNPVVELNGGPDNPQYSLKSDPVLRKVYAAYLLLGTELADQVLSSITTRDLVYVAIRMSNAPQWLAEIITKLGDCDVKSDVVKIVRKYTELPGWFNELVDAWMSRNQKTVPS; via the coding sequence ATGAGGACGGAGTTATGGCACACAATTAGCGAAGGTCAAAGAAAATCCGTATTAATAAATGCCTTCCTTGGGGCCCTATTGGGATCAATGAACATGTCATCAATTGTTATAGCCCTACCAGCAATACTGAGGGGTATAGGGCTTAGTATAAACACTACGTTAGGGTTCATGATAATGACCTGGATAATGTTCGCATACCCACTGGTCATGGCAATAACCGTGGCATTGATCGGCCGCCTCTCGGACATGTACGGTAGGGGCAGGGTATTTACCATAGGCGACATAATATTCACCACAGCCTCGGTACTACTCGGCCTAACACCAGGCTATGGAGTAATCGCCGGCATCCAAATGGTGATTTACAGGTTCGTGCAGGGCCTCGGGGGTGCCATGATGTTTGGAAACAGCGCCGCCTTAATCACAGATACCTTCCCACCAGAACGTAGAGGTGTGGCCCAGGGAATCGTGGGTATAGCCTTTAGTGCAGGGAGCGTCACTGGCCTTTTAATCGGTGGCTTACTGGCTACAATTGATTGGCGCTGGGTCTTCCTATTCAACGCACCCATTGGTGCTGTGAGTATTGCCTGGGCCTTCAGAAGTGTTTACAGATTACCCACGGGCTTTACCAAGGCCAGGATTGACTGGGTCGGCGCCTTGCTTCTCACGGCATCCTTAGTTTTAATGCTAATGGGCTTAATGCTTTCCATGATGCCGTACGGCGCCTCATCACTTGGCTGGGGAAACCCAATGGTGTGGATACTACTCAGCAGCGGTGTTGTATTGTTCGTAGTGTTGTTTATTGTTGAGTCGAGGATTCAAGAGCCCATGCTCAGGGTTAAGTTGTTCAGGATCAAGCAGTTCACGTACGGTGTCTTAAGCAGCTTATTTCTGTTCCTTGCACAGGGTGCGAATGTGTTCGTTCTATCATTACTACTCCAGGCAATATACCTACCACTCCATGGAATACCCTACGAAGACACGCCGTTATGGGCAGGAATATACCTAATACCAAGCAGCATAGCCAGCGCCCTCTTCGCACCCATAGGAGGCAAGCTACTGAATAAGTTTGGCGCCAGAGTGGTCTCCACACTTGGTGCGGTACTGCTTAGCATAAGCTTTGAGTTATTAACCCTACTGCCCGTGACGAACTTCAACTACATATTCTTTGCAGCAATACTCCTCATTATGGGCGCCGGCACTGGATTATTCCAATCACCAAACCTAGTATCAATACTCAGTGCGGTGCCGCCCACGGAAAGGTCAGCGGCATCGGGATTAAGGGCTGCCATGCAAAATATAGGCCTATTAATGAGCTTTGCCATATTCCTAACGTTAATACTTACGGGTGCCTCGATAGAACTAACGCGTTCACTATACAATGCACTGATCAGTGCGGGGGTTCCGGCCAGCGACGCCATGAGGCTAATCTCAATACCGCCAGTCCATGCTTTATTCGCTGCGTTCCTGGGTTATGACCCAATAAAGACCTTAGTAGCCCAAGCAGGCATTTCACTACCCGCATCGGTAATGAGCAACATTGACAAACTCTCCTTCTTCCCCAGCGCCATAGCCCCCGCAATGGCGTTAGGCTTCTACTACGCATACCACGCAGCCGCGGTACTCGCCATAGTGGCCGCCGTGTTCTCATACATGAGAGGTAGGGAGGCGTTCCAACCACAGGTATTAACCACCGTGAAGGTAGAGACCAAGACCACGCCCACAAACCCGGTGGTGGAGCTAAACGGCGGACCGGACAACCCACAGTACAGCCTTAAGTCTGACCCTGTGCTGAGGAAGGTGTATGCGGCGTATTTACTACTGGGTACTGAATTGGCGGATCAAGTGCTGAGTTCAATAACGACCAGGGACCTCGTATACGTAGCCATTAGAATGTCAAACGCACCCCAATGGTTAGCTGAGATAATTACGAAGTTGGGCGATTGTGATGTTAAGAGTGATGTGGTGAAAATAGTTAGGAAATATACTGAGTTACCGGGTTGGTTTAATGAGTTAGTGGATGCGTGGATGAGTAGGAATCAAAAGACGGTGCCCTCCTAA